ACGTGCAGCGCGAGAGCCAGGCCGTGCGCCAGCTCATCGGCGTCACCGGCCAGTACGCCTCGGTCGACGAGACGCTCTCGGCAAACGAGAACCTCATCCTCTTCTCCCGGTTGCTCGGGCTCGGCCACTCCGCCGCCAAGCGGAAGACCGCGGAACTCCTCGAGGAGTTCGGGCTCACCGAAGCGGCGAAGCGCCCGCTGAAGAACTTCTCGGGGGGCATGCGCCGTCGCCTCGACCTCGCTGCGAGCCTCATCGCGCAGCCGCCGCTCATCTTCCTCGACGAGCCGACGACCGGCCTCGACCCCCGCACCCGCGCGCAGATGTGGGAGACGATCCGTCGCCTCGTCGCGACCGGCTCGACCGTGCTGCTCACGACCCAGTACCTCGACGAGGCCGACCAGCTCGCCGACCGCATCGCGGTCATCGACAAGGGCCGCGTCGTCGCAGAAGGCACGGGCGACGAGCTCAAGGCATCCGTCGGCGAATCGAGCCTCGAACTGCGCCTCGTGAACGAGAACGACCGCGATGACGCGCGGGTGGCCATCGAGCGGGTGCTGGGCGTCGCGCCCACGCTGTCGCCCGAGGCCGGCCGCATCACGGCACCGATGCACGACCCCGACCTCGTCGCCGATCTGCTCATCACCCTCCGCGACGAGGGCATCCACCTGGCCGAGATGAGCGTGCAGAAGCCGACGCTCGACGAGGTGTTCCTCACCCTCACCGGCCACGGCGTCGAAGAGGAGACCACCGAGGCGAGCTTCGAGAGCGACGCCGAACTCGAAGGGAGCCGCGCATGACCACCATCGCACCCGACCAGGCCGTCGGCGCGCCGAGCACCATCGGCGCGACCACCATCACCCCCGGCGCCGAGCGGACGCTGACGAACAGCGTGAGCCTGCGCGAGACCATCTCGCACACGTTCACCATGGCCCATCGGGGCCTCCTGAAGATCAAGCGCACGCCCGAGCAGCTCATCGACGTCACCCTGCAGCCGATCATCTTCACGCTGATGTTCACCTACATCTTCGGCGGAGCGATCGCGGGCGACGTGCAGAATTACCTGCCGATCATCATCCCCGGCATCCTCGTGCAGACCGTCATCTCGACGTCGGTCGTCACCGGCGTGCAGTTGCGCGAGGACATGGCCAAGGGCGTGTTCGACCGCTTCCGCTCGCTGCCGATCGCGCGCATCGCACCGCTCTCCGGTGCATTGCTCGCCGACACCGTGCGCTATCTCATCGCCACGACGCTGACCTTCGTGATGGGCTACATCATGGGCCTCCGGCCGGAAGCTGGCGTCGGCGGCGTCGTGGCGGCGGGCCTGCTCGTCATCGTCTGCGCCTGGAGCCTCTCGTGGATCTTCGCGTTCTTCGGAGTCATCGCCCGCAGCGCCTCGAGCGTTCAGGGCATCTCGATGCTCGTGCTGTTCCCGTTGACGTTCCTCTCGAACGCCTTCGTGAAGCCCGAGACGATGCCCGCGCCGCTCGAGTGGTTCGCGAATATCAACCCCGTCTCGCACCTCGTCACCGCAGTACGGGACCTCGTGAACGGCGTGGGCATCGGCGCCGACTTCGGCTGGTCGCTCGTCGGCGCCGCCGTGATCGTCGCGGTCTTCGCACCGCTCACGGTGAGGGCGTACATGCGCAAGGCATGACGCGAGCGACGGCCGCGGTCGGCGCCGTCACACCCGGGGAACGGGCTCCGCGATCAGCGCGCGAGCCCGTTCCGTGCGTTCGGTGTTCGAGAGCACGGATGCCGCGGCGCGCGCGGCGGCGAGGGGCTCGGCGCCTGCATGGTCGGTGATGACCGCGGCGATGTTCTCGAGGCGCAGTGCGGGCAGGTCCTGGCGCGAGTGCAGCACCTCGGCGATCGCGAAGGACTCGACGGCCCGATCGGACAGCGACGGATGCCGCACCGCCCACGCGCTCCACCCGGCGGTGACCGTGCCGAGCACCGGGCGATCCGTGAAAACGTCGCCTCGACCACGCAACGCCGCGACCGTGCGCCGGCGCATCAGCTCGGCCCACTCGGCGACCCTTGCCTCGGGCCAGTCCGACTGCACGCCGCCCGAGACGAGCGCGGCGAGCGCGATCTGGTACCAGGGTGACGATCGCTGGCGCGGCTGCGTGAACTTCGAGAGCACCGCCGGCGCTCGCTCGAGGGCGAGCGCGGTGTCGCCTCGGAGCCGGGCGACCTCCACGAGTCCGAGCATGGCCGTCATCGCCTGGGGGATTCCGTCGCCGGTGACACGGTCGTCCGCGGCCTGGAGGACGAGTCGCTCCTCGGCCTCGTCGAGGCGTCCGGCCGAGATCAGGTGGCTCGTGACCATCCAGTCGATCTGGAGCAGGTCCTGGGTCGCCTCAAGTCGCACCATGCCCGCACGCGCCTCGGTCGCCCACTCGAGGGCCTCGTCGGAGGCTCCGCGCTGCCCGGCGAGCTCAGCGAGCATGAGCGCGGACATCGCGGATGCCCAAGCGTCGCCGACCTGCTCGGCGAGGCGATGCGTGCGCAGGGCGTACTCGGCGGCCAGCCCGGTCTCGCCCTCGTTCTCGGTGAACTGCGACTGCAGGATGTTCGCGAGCAGGGCGGTCTCGGGGTCGTCGGACTCGGTCATCGAGCTGATCAGGCTGCCGGCCCGCTCGAGGTCGGGCATGGCGAGCAGGAACTGCGTGATCGCGTCGATCCACGGCGCTCGCGGGAGTCCGAGCTTCGCGACGGCGCGCAGCCGGGCGAGGGCGCGCAGGCCGACGGGCGTGTCCGCGGCGAAGTTCGTGCCGGCGATGAGGATGAGGCCGAGCATCGCCGCCCCGTTGTGGGTGGTATCCGGTCGCGTGCCCCGCGTGGCCTCGAGCACGGCATCGCTGAGGCCCAGGATCTCGGAGTGGGCGCTCCTGACGGTCCAGAAGTAGCCGAGCGCGGCGAACACCGAGGTCACCGTCGGCGCGTCGCGCTGCTCGATGGCCGTTCGCAGCACCGCGACGAGGTTGTCCTGCTCGATCGCGATCGCGGCGAAGGTCGGCAACTGGGCAGGGCCGCGCACGTGGCCGAGTGAACGCCGCGAGAACTCCGAGGCCCAGCCGGCCATCGCCGCGACGACCTCCGAGCGCTCGTCGGCGTCGAGCCGCAGCTGCCCGAACTCGCGCACGGTCTCGAGCATGCGGTACCGCGGCAGGCCGAGCGCGTCGTCGGCGACGGCGAGCAGCGACTGGGTGATGAGTCCGTCGAGCACCCACGCCGCGTCGGCGGTGTCGAGCACGGTGTCGGCGGCATCCGTGCCGAACCCGTCGACGAACCAGGCGAGTCGCGGCAACGCGGCCTGCTCTGCCGGGGTCAGCAGCGCCCAGCTCCACTCGATCACGGCGGCAAGCGTGCGCTGGCGTGCGGGCGCCGAACGGTCGCCGCCCGCGAGCAGCGTGAAGCGATCGGCGAGCCGCGCCTCGATCTGCTCGACGCTCATCGAACGCACGCGGGCTGCAGCGAGTTCGATGGCGAGCGGCAGCCCATCGAGCCGGTCGCAGAGACGCTGCACGACCTCGTGGGGGAGGGATGCCGCGGGGCGGGCGGCTCTCGCACGTTCGATGAACAGGCGGGCGGCCGGGCCGGGCTCGGCATCCGGTTCGCCTGCCGCGAGCGTCGCGAGCGGGTACACCTGCTCGGCGCCGATCGCGAGCGGGCTGCGACTCGTCGCCAGCACGCGAAGCGCGGGAACGGCCGCCAGGAGGTCGGCGGTCCACGTCGCGGCACCCTCGACGACCTGTTCGCAGTTGTCGAGCACGAGGAGTGCGGGCCGCTCGGCGAGCTGCTGCGTGATGCGAGCGCGAACGTCGGGTCGGATCGCCGTGTCGGCGATCCGCTGGCTGGAACTCGCCTCGCGGACGCCGAGCGTGGAGGCAAGTGCGAGGGTCACGTCGTCGTCGGTGCGCACGCTCGCGAGTTCCACCACGACGACCGTCGGGGCCGCGGAGCGCGCCGCGATCTCGTGCGCGAGCCGCGTCTTGCCGAGCCCCCCGGGGCCGAGGATCGTGACGAGGCGGTGAGCCGAGAGCGCCTGTTCGATGGCGTCGAGGTCGTCGTCGCGCCCGATGAGCTCATTGGGCGCGGCGCGGACCCCGATGCGCAGCCGGGGAGTCCGGCTCGCCGGCCCCTCGGTGCGCAGGAGCTCGGCGTTGAGCGCGACGAGCTCCGCCGAGGGCGAGGCGCCGAGCT
The sequence above is a segment of the Agromyces hippuratus genome. Coding sequences within it:
- a CDS encoding ATP-binding cassette domain-containing protein, giving the protein MTTFTSHDTHADRGWAVEAEGLVKTFGTNRAVDGVDLRVATGTVYGVLGPNGAGKTTTISMLATLLRPDGGSARIFGHDVQRESQAVRQLIGVTGQYASVDETLSANENLILFSRLLGLGHSAAKRKTAELLEEFGLTEAAKRPLKNFSGGMRRRLDLAASLIAQPPLIFLDEPTTGLDPRTRAQMWETIRRLVATGSTVLLTTQYLDEADQLADRIAVIDKGRVVAEGTGDELKASVGESSLELRLVNENDRDDARVAIERVLGVAPTLSPEAGRITAPMHDPDLVADLLITLRDEGIHLAEMSVQKPTLDEVFLTLTGHGVEEETTEASFESDAELEGSRA
- a CDS encoding ABC transporter permease, with translation MTTIAPDQAVGAPSTIGATTITPGAERTLTNSVSLRETISHTFTMAHRGLLKIKRTPEQLIDVTLQPIIFTLMFTYIFGGAIAGDVQNYLPIIIPGILVQTVISTSVVTGVQLREDMAKGVFDRFRSLPIARIAPLSGALLADTVRYLIATTLTFVMGYIMGLRPEAGVGGVVAAGLLVIVCAWSLSWIFAFFGVIARSASSVQGISMLVLFPLTFLSNAFVKPETMPAPLEWFANINPVSHLVTAVRDLVNGVGIGADFGWSLVGAAVIVAVFAPLTVRAYMRKA
- a CDS encoding ATP-binding protein, whose amino-acid sequence is MFNALAERPRVCVLGPVRIEGRDGTLVEPPGSLAKALVAVLAVGPREPGGTVGVETIIDELWGEAPPRNAKAALQTLVSRLRAVAADGLVRFRPGGYALDVTPARLDLSAAAQLAAEAGSDPADAATLDGALSLWRGEPGTDLGGAPIAELLAERSAAVRSALLERRATLRSADGDHDGAAADLRVLLDAAPLDEHLVAAHLRELAASGRRADALAGFAAFRTALADELGASPSAELVALNAELLRTEGPASRTPRLRIGVRAAPNELIGRDDDLDAIEQALSAHRLVTILGPGGLGKTRLAHEIAARSAAPTVVVVELASVRTDDDVTLALASTLGVREASSSQRIADTAIRPDVRARITQQLAERPALLVLDNCEQVVEGAATWTADLLAAVPALRVLATSRSPLAIGAEQVYPLATLAAGEPDAEPGPAARLFIERARAARPAASLPHEVVQRLCDRLDGLPLAIELAAARVRSMSVEQIEARLADRFTLLAGGDRSAPARQRTLAAVIEWSWALLTPAEQAALPRLAWFVDGFGTDAADTVLDTADAAWVLDGLITQSLLAVADDALGLPRYRMLETVREFGQLRLDADERSEVVAAMAGWASEFSRRSLGHVRGPAQLPTFAAIAIEQDNLVAVLRTAIEQRDAPTVTSVFAALGYFWTVRSAHSEILGLSDAVLEATRGTRPDTTHNGAAMLGLILIAGTNFAADTPVGLRALARLRAVAKLGLPRAPWIDAITQFLLAMPDLERAGSLISSMTESDDPETALLANILQSQFTENEGETGLAAEYALRTHRLAEQVGDAWASAMSALMLAELAGQRGASDEALEWATEARAGMVRLEATQDLLQIDWMVTSHLISAGRLDEAEERLVLQAADDRVTGDGIPQAMTAMLGLVEVARLRGDTALALERAPAVLSKFTQPRQRSSPWYQIALAALVSGGVQSDWPEARVAEWAELMRRRTVAALRGRGDVFTDRPVLGTVTAGWSAWAVRHPSLSDRAVESFAIAEVLHSRQDLPALRLENIAAVITDHAGAEPLAAARAAASVLSNTERTERARALIAEPVPRV